Below is a window of Flavobacterium sp. CFS9 DNA.
ATTCACAAAGTCCTTAAAACACATTTAAATCATTAAAAATCGAAATTACGAAAGCCTACTTCAACAAATACCCAAATCGAATTGACCCATAAAAATATCCCGAATTGGTATTGGTATTCGGGTCGTTTAATTCTCGGCCTCGGTACATAAAAGTGTACGACATGTTGAAGTTATTGTGTCGGTATTTCAAACCTGCCTCGGCATTGAAACGAAGGGGTTCCAAATCAAACGTTAGTGGACTGGTATTACTAAACATACTGCCTTCGATCGTAGCATCGTAAAACTGGTAATTGATACTTGGCATCGCATAAAAGTAAAACTCACGAATATTATATTGAGGTGTATTGCTTACCGAAGCATCGTGTAAATTGGAAGCATAAACCGGGAGCAGTTTTTTAAAACCAATTCTGGTCAATAAACCTGTTGAAACACCCGTGAAGATTGTCCCTACATTGGCTTCTGACTGAAAATGGAGATCGACAAAATCATTATGCTTTGCCGGGAATAATTTCTTCGAATACATTACATGCGCCTGAATGGCGAATGCGTTGTGCAGCTGATTTTCCCAGCCATAAACCGTTTTGTACCCAATAAGATGATGGAAACTTTCCTGAGTTTCTCTTCCAAGTGCATTAGGTCCCATAAAACCCAACTGAAAATCGACCTTTAAAACCGATTCACTTTTATAGAAAAAACTTCGTCCTGCTTCGGCAAAAAGATAACCTGTAAAAGGACGGTCGTTGATTGTAACGGCCTCTTTGTTTATAAATCTCGGATTATAGATATACTGCCCAATGCGAAACTCGGTGATTTTCTTACTGGTTTTTTCGTTATTGTTCTTCGACAAAAAACGATAAAAAAGCTCCAGACCATTGGTATAGTACATATCGTTTTTAGACGAAGTGTATAAATCGTTATCTGTAATTAAACCTATTTCTGTCGTTTTTGCCTGTCCAAAACTCAAAACCGTCGTCAATAACAAGAATCCGAGAAAACTTTTTTTATTCTGCATTGTAATTTATTTTCCCAACCGAGCGCATTTCACGAACAATTCGTTCTTTTCTTCGGTTGATATAACTGGAAGATCCTGTTGCTTTAAATTTTCTTGGGTTGGGCAAAATGGCTGCAATTCCGGCTGCCTGCATTGGTGTTAAACTCGAAGCATCACGACGGTACCAATGTTCGGTAGCGGCATAAGCGCCGTACACTCCATCTCCCATTTCGATACTGTTCAGGTAAACCTCCATAATACGTTCTTTACCCCAAATGAGTTCAATTAAAACAGTGAAATACGCTTCTAAGCCTTTACGGAAATAACTTTTCCCCTGCCATAAAAACACATTTTTGGCTGTTTGCTGCGAGATGGTACTTCCACCACGAATACGACGTCCGCGTTCATTGCTTTTATAGGCTTTTTGAAGTGCTTTAAAATCGAACCCATTATGCTTTAGAAAAGTTCCGTCTTCACTGGCAATAACCGCTTTTTGCAAATTCATTGAGATTTTATCGATCGGCTCCCAGTCATGATCAAAATAGACTTCTTTACCGGCCATTTT
It encodes the following:
- a CDS encoding lipid A deacylase LpxR family protein, which translates into the protein MQNKKSFLGFLLLTTVLSFGQAKTTEIGLITDNDLYTSSKNDMYYTNGLELFYRFLSKNNNEKTSKKITEFRIGQYIYNPRFINKEAVTINDRPFTGYLFAEAGRSFFYKSESVLKVDFQLGFMGPNALGRETQESFHHLIGYKTVYGWENQLHNAFAIQAHVMYSKKLFPAKHNDFVDLHFQSEANVGTIFTGVSTGLLTRIGFKKLLPVYASNLHDASVSNTPQYNIREFYFYAMPSINYQFYDATIEGSMFSNTSPLTFDLEPLRFNAEAGLKYRHNNFNMSYTFMYRGRELNDPNTNTNSGYFYGSIRFGYLLK
- the mtgA gene encoding monofunctional biosynthetic peptidoglycan transglycosylase, whose product is MAAPKKPAPKKTTASKPKPAPKKSNRSFGEKVKWFFIKLFLWFFGISIASVVFFKYVPVPFTPLMIIRAIENKMAGKEVYFDHDWEPIDKISMNLQKAVIASEDGTFLKHNGFDFKALQKAYKSNERGRRIRGGSTISQQTAKNVFLWQGKSYFRKGLEAYFTVLIELIWGKERIMEVYLNSIEMGDGVYGAYAATEHWYRRDASSLTPMQAAGIAAILPNPRKFKATGSSSYINRRKERIVREMRSVGKINYNAE